The genome window aaaagagaaaggacGAAATTGAAAGGGAGCAAAAAGGCAGAAGGACCAAAACAGCAAATAGACCCTCTTCTTGAAAACACGTGGATCTTGGATGGATCTGAATTGAGTCAAGCTTGAAACAACGTTTGTTTTGGGCTTCTAAAGCCAAAcccaaaacgacgttgttttgagggggctatataagttaaaatgttaaaaaaattcatttttatcaatttaaaaaaaaactattccctttccttttttttctctcgaaTCCTCTCTTCCCTTCCAGCCACAAGGCCACTACACATCCGTCGCCGCTTTCGGTGGTCAAAAATtcccaaaaaaaatcatttttcccCCTTTTCACGTGGAAAAAAATCTAAGGTTAAAGTCCTCAAAAACCTAGCCAAAGTTCGACTATGGACCAAGAAACCCTTCGGTTTCTCCCTTTTCCGACAAGGCCCTTGACGGAACCCTAAGAGTTTCGAGACTTCTCAAGTCGGAGAAAGGGGAGTTCCACAACGAAAATTTAACAGGTAAACCAAAAAAAACACTTGAATCTTtcgttgtaatttttttattttttgatattttaaatgaaactaaaaaatgaactacctttattatttttattttatttcagtttCCCCTTTCTCCATCGAGGCTGTCGACGAACTCTAATGGGTTTAGAGACCCTTTGAATCTGCAGAGAGCCGCCGTTGACGGTGGTAGGAAACAAATGAcgaggtaatttttttaaaaaaccttgtttttattttttatactctttacaaaaaaatagaataaaaatcaatatagaagataaaaaaaaccacctttgtaatttattttttttctttatattctcttttgaatttcttttgtaaaaaagaaaaaaagtaacatatagttttttggctttttatagccgaattaCAGCATATTATTTTGTCTTTCTCCTTTGCTTCTTTGCTTCTATTTCTCTGTCTTTTGCAGGTGGTGGTGTCAGGCTTTAGATGGCACACCTACTGACGTGGCGAGGGCAGCGGCTAGAGGCTTAGGGGCATTTGgggtttcttattttttttaggtttagaGGTTTGGGGCTTAGGTATTTTGGGCTTTAGGGTTTTGTATTTGGGCTTCTAATGGactagaatttttaattaatggatttatttttgtttgggtCGGAAAGAAATGGGCCTCTACAATAACAATATAGTTAAACTGCTTAAAAACAAACTTCCTTCTCTTCATCATTAAATCCCAACCCAAAATGTATATGCAAAATCCTCAATACAAATAAGTTTATCAAATCAAACTTTCACATAATCAATTATAAAATAGCAGAATCAGTACCCAAAATTTTCTAATCATCATGCATAGACACTTACATATACCAAAATTTCCATAGTATATACATCTTTCCAATCCATACGAAGAACAGAACTAACCTTAcgaatatttattaataaattattctaaCAGTACTACACCAACCGTAATCATAACCAGTGCTCCAAACATCTCTACAGAGGCTTAAATATGTAAGAAATCAACCaaagatcaaaatgaatcattttGCAAAAACAGTGCAAAACTGCAAAAACTggaccacacggccgtgtgggaGGGTCCAAACTGTGTGACAGGGatacacggctgtgtgactgagggacacgaccgtgtggctgAGAGACATGCATGTATGACTAAGGTACACGGTCATGTGGACAGACCGTATAACTCTCTAGACTGTGtgtcaaaatttcataatttaggAGTAGGGGAGACACGATCATGTGGTTGAATAACATGCCCGTGTGGTTCATAAACCATCCCAAAATCTGTTGCGATTCATGAATTTCGACACCTAAATGATCTTTAAAATACATAAGTTTAAGAAACACACCTTAAATTGCGATTCCAAGCACCAACGAACAATCGAAACATCTCAACTCCACCAATTCTGAAACTCAGGCTCCGTTTgtttgccagtaaaatgtttactagaaaatgatttctgaaaaatgatttacttttttgaaaatgatttaccTTTCTGGTGCTTGGATGAATCtgcgtaaaatattttctgttgtttggcagatttcctgaaaatatttttcagaaaaaccgtttttacatatattaataaatttatattttaaattatttttacatatattgcaatgatttatttataaataaataaatcaaattaaatatataataatactcaattattaagctagaatattaaccgtcataaattgaaaacaactaaagtcaaataaattatttataattgtgttataaaaattaaaaaaacaagcattgaataattataaattagctAGTTTTCAATCAATCACAATACAATATGGCTTTTACCAAATTGATCTAGCTGATGCAACACCAACATGTAGAAAATGGATGAGAAGACGGAAAATTtaatagcaataataatatACCAGAAGGCTTGTATAACATTAAGTGTCCATTGAAGGATGAAATTTCTCATAACATATACTACGGGTAAAATAAAGTTAGTCTAGAAGTCAAAAAATTAAACCAGCATTACACCTTCACTACAGATAAATATGAGTCTGTCAGACCAACATAGTTTCCCACCATTGCAATCCTCACCTGCACACAAGGTTATGTTTTTGTATCACATGAGAAAGATTTCTTCTATTTCGAACTGAACAATTCGAACTAAATTAAGAATACTAACAGAATCAGTGAGATTATCAAATGTTTCTGCCCTCCTGGTCCAAGCTTCTAAATCTGGAGGTGTGGCAATGCTGAAACAGAACTTTATAGCTCTTAGTAAAACTGATCAAAACTTCCTGCAATTAGTACCTCAATCCAAATTGATTGCCTAGGCCAGCCACATTGTGCAGCAAAGAGTTAAGCCAtaacaaagtaaaatttataacaaacTTAGTTATCTGATGATACTTAGAGAAAGAGGGGTGATGAAATGTTGAACCAAAAACTAACCTAAGCAAATTGAGCTGTTTTAGAATTGAATGATGCGCATTTTGGTTCTGAAGCAATATACATTATGTAACattatcaaaaagaaaataaaagaatgagaCTAGGAATCTTTAAGTTCCAGACAAATGGAAGAATTGCTATAGAACATACTCTAAGTAAGAGAGGAATATGCCAAATGTTGGGAACACCATGAATATTTAGGATGTTCGCAGCCTGTGAAGAACCAGAAGGATAAACACAATCCTTAGTAAAGATGACCAAACTAACTCAAAAGAATACAAACCAAATTTTGCAATCAAATTTACCTCAACGTGACAAAATTGTGAACGTTTCATCTTTGTATTATCCAATAATGGCTGTAAGTCACCAACCAAAAGGGTGTATTTACCATCAGTTTGGGACAAAGCTCAGatcaagaaaacaaagaaatcaaaaggataTCCAGTAAGATAGGAGAAAACTCAAGCAAACCCAAGGGCTAAAGCTGAGAAAATACAATTGTTCACAAAATATTTCTATGATATGAATACTACAGATACAATGCCAAGTTATATATGACAAGTTCAACAACAGTTTGCAGCAAAACTTATGCAAGTAAAGCGCCAACATAATGCCGCATCCCACAAAGATGATAATGATTACATAGGTTCATGCCAACacatttaaaaactaataaaaatgcCTAAAAGTACTACAATGAGCCAACACAATAATACTTCAGAAAGATAAAATGCAATTATGCAATTCCCCAAACGATTCTAATGAAAAAATCACCTACCATAAGAAATACACATGAGACGGTTTACCTAAGCTGAGTGACATACAAGCAGATGAGGAGTCAAGCCCAATGCTCTAAGTTATCGGACACTATGTTGTGTAGGCTTAGTTTTCTGCatcagagagagagagacagaTGGAGAATTATTGACACCACAATTGGTGGCGATGTTTAATAAGGAATTTAACTGATATCAGTTTAAAAATAAGATCCAAACAATGATCTAAAAGTACTTTgcaatttatgtattatgtttaAGGAAAATCATGGTGTATTACTTGCTCTCCAACTACACCCAAAGACAGTATTAGGTGACATGAATGAGGCGAAGTTATCTTTCCAcgaggaagaaaatgaaaattattatgacACATGAGGATTAATATCCAAAGATACCAAATAGATTGATATAGTCTCTTTGAACCACTCCATAGATGCAGAATCAAATGTTCTAGATTGAGGTTTAACAGAATAGGAACGGCTACAAGACATTCCCACTAATCCCATTTGAACAAATAATGTGTGAACTTGAAGACTTTGTATTTTTGCTCATTAGTTGTGTCTCGGCCACCACCACCATTACCATATCTGAATTATTTCATTACCACCAAAAAAATCCAACTTGCACAGTTCAAGGAAGATGAAAcggtaaaataacaaaaaccataaaaaattaaaaagagggATTAACCAGCAACCAATTGGGAAAAAACAACATGTTGCTGCTAAAAAACAACCACATATTTCTTCCCTTTCATTCATACCTTCGAGAGAGGAAGATGAACGCCATCGTCGATTGGTGTAGTGCAGATTTCGACAACGAAAGGCGAAAATGaggaaaatcaaagatgaatgccgGCGATTGGTGTTGGGAACCATTGCTGGCTGGCGGCAAGCACTAGATAAGGGTGGGACGGAAGGGGGAAGGGGAAGAGGCTTTGGGTTACATTTACTGCTGAAGagaaaaactttggaaaatgtcttaccaaaTGATAAatggtaagacattttcctaaaATGAAGCGTTCTTTTCCCGTGTTTTGGAAAAGCTTTTACAATgggaattcattttccaccaaacaaacagtggaaaaaggatgaaaatattttccataaaatGTTTTACAGGTAAACAATCACAGCCTCAATTACAATTACACACCAACCTATAAGTAATTAACCAAATTGGAACAAAAGAGTCGACTAAAACTAATCTTAACCTAAGGAAACAAAATACTTACACTACTCCCGCTTCAATTCTTTATTGAGTGTAAACCCAAAAGGCAGACAAACTCTAAAGAAACGGCAAAGATGAAAGCTTAAAATACAGAGAGAGAACAAAACACCACAAGAATTCCTAAGATCTCAAGAGCATCAATTgtcaaaggaaagaaagaaaaattgaagaagaggaacgaaagaaaaaacaaaacaaaactgcACGTTAAAAAGAGTGGGAAAGAAAGGAACAGTTTGTAGGAGGAATTTTAGGGATTcgtttattcaaaaataaaaaactaaaacacGATTCAAGAAGATTTAAAccaatcaattttctttcttagaGTTggaaccaaaaattaaaacaagattTTCACTTCGCTCATATTGGAACTCGAACACAGGACCAAGGGTACGCTAAACACCTAACCACGAGACTCATCATTGTCTTTTAAAACACAAGAAAACATAAGAATCTAACCGAATCCACTTAACTCACCCACTAATCCTTAATAATTCTAACCCCAATTTCGGGGTGTGACAAATCATGTGCATGCAAAATCTAGAAATTTTGCTATAATATGAATATGCATGGATAAATGTATATTATGGGGAAAAAATCTGAATTTTTTGTTATCCTGATACCTATTATTGTGAGTTCTGATATATGTTAATATTGGTTGTGTTGAGATACGATACTCCGAGATGTTGtctaaattatgattaatttgtgaaatttatttaacataCCTTATCAATTGTTGCAATGGTTTCcttgtgatggaactcacatTGAGCGTCAGAGCCCACTCCCCCTTAATTTTTCATCCTTACAGATAACCTGCCAGGTTAGGACGCGGACATGGCACCTGGAGGGtctaaatgatttattttattaaagaatttttaagtttattgtttaattcaaagattgtattattttattttcaaaccaTGGCATAAGACTTAGGTTTTGGGATTGATTTATTTGCAtgacatttaaattaaattattaggatattatattatgattattaGACAGTATGCATGAACCCCtgatttttcctaaaacttataaatatcgTCTTTCTgctgttaaattaaaattaaggttttaaaggttaataGAATGGTTTGCAACTAAGTTTCCTACCAAATTAATGAATGCTTAAACtaactattttcaaaaattacgaTAACCCTACTAGGCTATTTCGGTGGCTAGTGTAATCTCTCGAATTCGGGTCTAATGTCTATGCcgggttggggaggttacaatttttttagtttttcaaggTATCTACTAGAATGAGTCTAATAACTAATCATCCACATTTGATAGGCCCATTAAAGGGATAGATGCTGGCCATGACTTTTAAAATTGCTCCATACCTAAGATAAGAATCAAACCCTCTACCATTAGTTAAAGTAAGAGAAACTTTTGTCATCTTACTTAACTCCTagattttaacaataataaaaaataaaagttgcgGGTTAAATTTTAACGTTAGAAAATGGCTATCATAGGGCTAAAACCcagaataataatttaaaaaacctcatgctttatcattttatctagaCAAGCTTGTTATATAACATGTTTTCTCATCTATATGGTTTAAGGGGAAAACAGCTCATATAAAGTTCTAGTAGAGACGGTACAACTCATAGCTTTTAATCATGTGGGCCTAGAAAGGATAAATTGTCATAAAATCAGCATGACCATGGAATCTTACATCATCTAGGAATACTGGCTCAAAATCATTTgtgaaatctaaataaaataatacattgaAACTTATAACATACAATAAGCATAGTAACGTATTAGTTTGGTCCTAGTCATACATATAAAACCCTCAAGTTAAGTCTTGAAAACAATGCGGAAGTCTGGAATTCTTATGTCCCCAATAATTCAGGTGTAGTACTGATAAATCTTAGCCAGCATGATTTTGTAAACTTGGACCTATTCCATCAAtacctcaatttttaaaattttagggttttttttttacatgattaaatttaaacattttcgGACATTAAGGAAGAATTTgagtttcatggaaaatttaaaTCACAAGTCAACTCACCAAATCTTACGaaattataataacaatttttaaaatttgattattataaatataaatatatatttcaataattataatattgaattaaactaatacaaaatatataaaatgaagaaTCGAAAAGATGATATGAAAACTAAAAGACTCATGTATCGTAAATTATGAATGATGTAACGAATACTCAATTTCATTTGGTGAAATGGCATAGCGCCCAGCTATGATTAGAAATCAGCATAATGGACAACTCATAATTCGTTGGAATATAAAGCATTTAAACATCACTGTCTTGCAAAAAGAAtgttttcttgtttatttttaaatgaaatttatgttgTGAATGGGATTATATAATTTGGagggaaaataacaaatatttattatagGTGGCGAAAGATAAGCTACATCAACACAATAGATGCTTTAACTTTAGAATTAAATGAACATTATGGCATGTTGACAATTACTCTGTCGCAACTCAAGCACGACATATTTGGAGTGATTGCAAACATTTAATATGATAAGGAAATTGCCCCAGATGGTCCAAAGCGGTGGgcaaaaatcaacaaaagaacCGAGCATCCACCAGACTGAAGAGGACGGTGAcaaaatcatccctaaaatcacttgaaaATACAAGACTACATTCATAAGCAAGACGAAAAAAGTTCTACAAGAgcaaacaaaaaattctaaaggtGAAGACCTATTAAACaatagaaaacaaacaaatatatataatttaatataacacAGGTCCAAACCAACtcgtgaaatcatttattattttgaaatactctcaaaacagaaacaaattaagaagtGGACGAAGAGCCATCCCCATTCCCAAAGAAATTATCGGTGCCTAGTGGAGTTTCATTGACCACAAGCATCATCATTtgtccatcacaacttgtgaaaacaacaaaaatacccATAAAATAGATCTACAAactaaaaagagaaaagttgtgggtatctttgttgtcttcacaagttgtgGTGTTTGTCGTCATTGAAACTTCATAGACCACCAATAGTTTCTTTTGGAAAATGGGTGGGTCTTCGTCAATTTCTTAACATGTTtctattttgagagtattttagaATGATAAATGATTTCACAAATCGGCTGGACCTGTGTTGTCTTaagtttcatattttttttgtttatattcacttctttaataagttttcacttttagaagtttttgtctgTTCTTGTAGTacattttttagttttgattatgcatatagtttttcttttgcaagcgattttagggatgattttTTCGTCGTTCTATCTAATTTGGTGGATGCTCAGTTCTTTTGCTGATTTTTACCCGCCACTTTAGACCATCCGAGGTTGATTGTATTAAGTGTTTGCAATCACTCCAAATTTATCGTGCTTGAGTTGTGATAGAGCCAATTGTCAACATGCCATAATGTTCATTTTATGCTGAGCATGAAACTtttgttgtgttgatggagCTTGTCTTTCACCGCCTCTCacatatatttgttatttttttccccGAATTGTATGGTCTcatttatagaataaattaatggttttcaaatgataaaataattaaattataatttgatattaatatttatatatttttaattaaactttaaataaaaatatttaatttaagtttgatCCATGAAAATGGACTATTCAACTTGTGAATGGATCTATTTAATAGGCGTGTATACATTAGTtaagtattatttatttatcattaaaagtaactttttacattaatattacttttattgaattaaaaaatagagaagttGGGTGAGGTTTAATTTTGTTGGCATCTAACATTATTATCAATGTAAAAGAACGTAAGTTTCAgtcaaaaaaacattttttatttaagggttggagacaaattataaataattttgaagaaaaatcacTTTAACTCATAAAGTTTGATGAAAAATCTACCAACTACCcaaagtttatttattaaatgaatttcaaataaaattatagctttatcatatttttgttatcttcagtctttgtattaaaaattacttaaaaataataaaaatataaacttttgaAGTTACATGTATAACCACAAttactattatatataatataatgcactcgaataattataactaaaattaaatattacaaaatacgATGATATTAGCAATAAAAAACATATCCAAACtattaagttaaatgtattttaCGATAAACATAAGGAGGAAATGTCTTTTACCAAAAACGAGcaatgaaatatttttacttttttttccctCTATGCCATTAAGCACCtatatattgtttttcttttttgaattccGTAATATATAGCTTAATAGTAATCCATCTCTACTATAATAAAGTCTGTAATTGAGTTGTTGTCACTTATCAACAAAGCCacaactcaattaaaaaattacctaAACCTCATTCTTTTTACAGAATAAGTAATATTATATGCAGAGGTGATTCTAGGGGGTGGCATGGGCCCGGGCCCccctcaaaaaaataaaaaaaaattatcatttaggctttctaattttttttaaattttatattagtaaatgtaaaattatactttagccccccgaaaattataaaaatttaatttaatcctttaaaaattataaagatatagactataaaaaaattaaaatttcattcggccCCCAAAAAATTATTCTGGCTTCGCCCTTTATTATATGGGGAGAGTTTTTGTCctgttatattttcataaatcaataaatgtaaatataataagatttaaacAAACACCTTCAACCAAagcatcatttaatttttacaaaaactaGTAAc of Gossypium raimondii isolate GPD5lz chromosome 3, ASM2569854v1, whole genome shotgun sequence contains these proteins:
- the LOC105794571 gene encoding uncharacterized protein LOC105794571 encodes the protein MKRSQFCHVEAANILNIHGVPNIWHIPLLLRNQNAHHSILKQLNLLSIATPPDLEAWTRRAETFDNLTDSVRIAMVGNYVGLTDSYLSVVKV